Below is a genomic region from Virgibacillus dokdonensis.
TATAATAAAAGCATTAAAATACATGTAATGAAGCATTTAAGTGCCATGTACTATTTTCTTTGTGAAAATAATTCCTTATGATAAACTTGAGGCACTTTCATGCTCGATTAAAAAGGATATTGGAGGTACGTTAATGAGTAACTTAGTAGAAGATAAAAATATTGTCATCATGGGCGTTGCCAGCGAACGAAGCATCGCTTGGGGTGTAACGACTTCATTACATAAAGCCGGTGCAAATTTAATTTTCACATACCGTCAAGATAGATCTTACGGTAAGCTAACAAAATTGCTCGAAAAGCATAAAATTGAAGCTAAATGGATTGTCGAATGTGATGTTGCAAGTGATGAAAGTATTACAAATGCATTTGCTACTATTAAAGACAAGGTAGGAGTCATTCACGGTGTTGTGCACTCTGTAGCTTTTGCCAATCGTGATGAGTTAAAGGGAGAATACGCAAATACGTCCAGAGAAGGATTTCTATTAGCACATGAAATTAGCGCTTTTTCATTAGTTGCTGTTACAAA
It encodes:
- the fabI gene encoding enoyl-ACP reductase FabI — its product is MSNLVEDKNIVIMGVASERSIAWGVTTSLHKAGANLIFTYRQDRSYGKLTKLLEKHKIEAKWIVECDVASDESITNAFATIKDKVGVIHGVVHSVAFANRDELKGEYANTSREGFLLAHEISAFSLVAVTKAAKELMTEGGSIVTQTYLGAEKVIQNYNIMGVAKASLEASVRYLAEDMGKYDIRVNAVSAGPIRTLSAKGVSGFNEKQGLIEEKAPLRRNVDQDQVGDATLFFMSELSRGVTGEVLHVDSGYHIIGG